From Rhodohalobacter mucosus:
TGCCCGGCTCAGCAGGGAAAAAGATGGCCAAAGTGTTGACAATTCACGTCAAATGGCCGGCCAGGCTCCTTACATTATCAATGCGGGGCTTCAGTACGATAATCCGGAGATCGGCATGGACGCAGGATTCTTCTACAACGTAAATGGTGAAACCCTTGTGATCGTAGGCGGGGGGCTTTTCCCGGACGTCTATGCAGATCCGTTTCACAACCTCAGATTTAATCTGAACAAGTCGATAGGAGATAAAGCTTCCGTAAACCTGAGCGTATCCAATATTCTGAACGACTCCAACCAGGAGCTGTATAAAGCCTTCAGAGCTGAAAGTGAAATATTCAGCAGCTTTGATCCTGGCCGGTCGGTCAGCCTTGGAATCAAATATTCATTTTGATTTAGCTTCGTTTAACGGATAAAAAGTCAATATTCTGCCGTGTACGGTCTCTTGGCAGCAAGAGAAACCGTACACGGCTTTTTTATGTATACGGAGATCGGTTGCTGATCCGACTGCTTATGCTACTTTCTTTTCATCAAAGGGAACCGGAAAGCAGGAGGTAGTGTTAAAACCTATTCAAACCAAAGAAAATAAAGACCGATTTGATTTACGTAACCAGAAAAGCTCATTTCAATGCATCTCACAGGCTTCATAATCCGGAGAAATCCGATCAGTGGAATCGTGAGACATTTGGCAAGTGCAACAATCCTAACTGGCACGGGCATAACTATGTGATAGAAGTCACTGTTCAGGGACTGCCGGATCCTGAAACCGGTTATGTTATCGACCTGGGAGATCTCAAATCGATTATTAAGCACAAAATCCTCGACCCGTGCGATCATAAAAACCTGAACCTGGAAGTGGATTTTCTGGAGGGAATTATACCCACTACGGAGAATCTTGTGAAGGTGTTTTTTCAACGGTTGAATGAACAGGTATCATCTGCAGCTTACGGAGAATCAAAGCTTTATTCGGTGAAGTTATTCGAGACCGAACGAAATGTTGCAGAATATTGTCCTTTCCGGAGAGATTAAAAAAGATATACATACAGATCATGATTACGACAAATTTACGACGATTTTACGACCCCACATTTACAGTTACCGATT
This genomic window contains:
- a CDS encoding 6-pyruvoyl trahydropterin synthase family protein; protein product: MIYVTRKAHFNASHRLHNPEKSDQWNRETFGKCNNPNWHGHNYVIEVTVQGLPDPETGYVIDLGDLKSIIKHKILDPCDHKNLNLEVDFLEGIIPTTENLVKVFFQRLNEQVSSAAYGESKLYSVKLFETERNVAEYCPFRRD